In Peptostreptococcus equinus, the DNA window GGAGGTATATTTATAGTTTATGGTGCATATGCCAAAGAAATTGAGTCATATGGATGTATCTATACATATGGTACGAATGATAGTACTAGACGTATGGGGGAGGGTAGATAATTGGTTAGTAAAAGAAGATGTAATCAGTTATGGTTCTAGTGGAATAGGTTTTGTAAATTTTGGTACAGTGAAGAATTTTTTATCTGAAAAAAATATAATAACTTATGGAAATGGTTCTAGAGGATTTAATCAGTATGATGGAACAATAGAAGAAGCATATTTTGAAAATATTATAACAATGGGTGATGGTTCAATAGGAATGCAATTTAGCAAACCAGTTGGAAAGATTACAATTGGAAATAAAGTATCAACATCAGGGAGTGAAGGAGAAACATTAGTAAAAGGAGAAATAAAAACACTTAAAGCTGATGCTATTAGCGTCTTAAAAGGTGGGGCAATCAAGGAGTTCATAGTTAATGGTGACTTAATTACAAAAGGTAATAATGTAATTACATACCATATTAATGGCGGAACTGTAGAAAAATTTGATTTAAAAGGTAATTTAATAGCAGAAGGAGAAGGTTCAAAAAAAGAATCAATAGAGTAGTAATAAATAATAGAATAATGATAAATTGAAAATTATATAAAAACTAATGCTGTTAAGTATACTAAAAAAAGAGTTACATATGTAACTCTTTTTTTAGTATACAAATAAATATGTAACAAAAAAATTGAACATGAAGTAGAATTAGGGTTTAAAAGATACTAAATTTTATAAAAAAGTAATTGTATAAATAAAAAGATATGTTATAATTTTTATTAAATGAGAATATATGTTATTTAATAAAAACAATCATAAAATGGAGGAGAAAAATGAGTAGTTTTAAAAAAATGAGTAGTTTAATTATGGCTATTACAGTTATTTGTAATGTAAAGGTTTCTGTATTAGCTGAGAAAGTTGATAAACAAAAGGTAAACAGGATTGAAGTAGAGAGAATTGGTGGGAAAGATAGAATTGAAACTTCATTAATGATTTCAAAAAAATTAAATACTAATAAAGCAAACATAGTTAATGCATGGAATTTTGCTGATGCACTTTCTATAGCGCCTATAGCTGCAATTAAAGGAGAAGGAATTATTTTAACTGATGATAAAGACGAACTGGAAAATAGTCTAAATAAATTGAAAATAAAAAGAGTGAGAGTATTAGGAGGAGAAGAAGTGATATCTTCAAAAATTTATGACTCTATAAATAAAAAATATAATGCGCGAAGAGTGTTTGGAAAAGATAGATATGAAACCTCTCTGAATATAGTAAGAAATAGTGGATATAGCAGGGTAGGTATAGCAAACGGTGAAAAATTACATGATAGTTTGACTGCTGGTCCATTCTTAGCAAAGAAGAAATTACCTCTTTTATTAATACATAAAGAAAATAAAAAAGAAATTCCCAATGATTTAAAAGTTGAATATACTTTTGGTGGAGAAAAGTCTATAAGAGAAACATTTGGAAAAAGATTAGCTGGTGAAGACAGATTTAAGACATCTGTAAATATTGCTCAAGAATTCGGTGAAATTGATAACGTTATATTAGTGAATGGATATAAATATCCTGATGCTTTGTCAGTGGCACCCTTAGCAAAAAAAATGAATGCTCCAATAGTATTAACCAAAAATAATAAATTATCTAAGGAAGTAGAAGAAATTATAAAAAAAGTAAGTAAAGTAACAATTATAGGAGGAGAAAATTCTGTATCTGACAATATAGAAAAGAAAATTAAGCAATTTTCAAAGAAAGAAAATAATTCATATGAAGATGAGGGACTAGATGAGAAAATAGATTTAAAAGATGATACACCTTTAGAAAATGGTGATTTCTACGGCACTGCTGATTCAGGTGTATATTATTCATATTCAACAATTAGAAAATACAAAAGTGGTCCATCAGTTGTAAAAATTAATGTTAAAGATGGAAAAATTACAAGAGCTGAATCAGTTCGTTATACTGATGATGATGTAACTTCTGGATTTTCATTCGCACAGTATGCAGAAAAGAAGGATAAATTATTAAGTATGATGGCAGGCTTGGATATAAAAGGTGTAAAAAGAGCTGATTTATTAGTGAGAGCAAATAGTGGACAAAAGGAAGAGTATGATGTCATTTCTGGTGCTACGATAACTTCAAAAGGACATATGAGCGCTGTAATTGCCGCTCTTAAAAATTCAGCACAAGCTTATAAAGATAAGATATCTGGTAAAATAGTAAATCAAAAACCTGTAGTTATTTGGATGGAACCAATAAATTTATTGAAATCTCCACTCTATTTTGGTAAACCTATAAATATGAAAGATGTAGGAGTAATATTACATTATTCTAATGGAAAGCAAGAGAAAGTTTTATATCCAAGTTTTAGTGAATTTGGTATATCTTGTAATTATAGTAATAATCAAATTTTAAATGAAAATGACCCTAATTTGGATAAAAATAACAATATTTCTATAGAATTTAGAGAGAAAACAGCAAATTCTCATATAAGTTATTCTGTGCAATTTTCAAAATACAAGCATATGAGATTTGCTACTAAAGGTCAGATTGAATATGAAAATGGGGAGATAGAAACATTTGAAATGTTCAACAATGAATTTAGATATAGATTTAAGCCAAAACATATTGTTAAAAAAATTTCAATTTTTGAAAACGATAAGCTTTTAGGTGAAGGAAAATATAATGAAGAATATAAAGAGTATATAATAACAGTCCCAAATTCACTATTAGATGAATATTGGAGATTTGAAACTTATTTTATAAAGCCAGAGCTTTAAAAATGATTTTTAAAAGTACATGCATATTCTAATTCATCATTGAAAAATTTGATATCTTAAAGTATAGTAGTAAATAAGTAATCTTATTTTATAGTTTATATTTAAATAAGATTAAAATTGTATAGAAAAGCTTTAATAAATAATATTAAGATATTTTGGAGGTAAAGATGAAAAAAAAATTAATTGCTAGTGTACTTTTAGTTTCTTTTATATTAAGCGGATGTGGGCAAAAAGCAGCACAAAAAACTAATGTTGATAAAAATAATAATACATGGCTAAAGACTTCTATAGAAAATATAAATAAGGAAAGTGACAGGCAGTCCATACAAGAAACCACTATTAAGTTTAAAGACGGTAAAATAGCTAAACAAAAATATGAATATACTATTAGTAAAGATAAAAATCTTGTAAAGATTAAATCTGCTGATCCTAATGATGATAAAAATAAATTAGAAATATTCTATAAATTAAATGATGAAAAAATAGATGTATATGTTGTTAAGCCAGGTCAAGAAAAAGCAGAGCTAGAAAATAATGCTCCATTAAATAAAGAATTGATAGATGGTGTCATTAATAGTACAATGATGGATGAAAATATAGATAAATATGAAATTAAAGGGGAAGAAAAGAAAGATGGAAAAGATGTAATAAAGGTTGTTTATCATAGATCTAATGATAATTCTTTATCTGAAGAACTTAAAAAAGCAGGTGTGCTGAAAGATGATTTAATTAACAAGCATCAGGATTTAAAAGAAGCAATAGAAAATGATAAGAAGAAAAATATTGATTTATATTACTATTTCGATAAGAAGTCTAAAGAATTATTGTACTCTGAGTTTGATAGCACAAGCTTTACTATAATAAATCATTATTCAAATGGTGAGAATTCAAACCCACCTATAAAATCGACTACAAAGACATTAATTAAAACCAAAAATATAGAAAAAATTGTTTTACCAACTGTAATAAAGTCGAATGAAAATACTGGTGAAGCAAAGTCTCAGGGGTCATCGACTGATAATAGTGTAAATAAAGTAAATGGTGAAGAAAATAATATCCAAAAATAACTAGTTAAGAATTTTAAAATAATAAAAAATAGGAGTTTATCTCCTATTTTTTATTATTTTAGACAATTATATTAAATAATTACAAGATTAATTAATTTATATTTAAGGAAATTTGTATATTATTCTAACAATGCAAAAAATTTAAGAAAATAAATTTAGTAAGTTTAATAGTAAAGGGGAGATTTTTTGAAAAAATACTATTTGTATATAAGTACTTATATGGGTATAATGGGTATTGGTTTATTTGTATTAAAAATATTTTTTAATGTATTATATACTGATTCAGAATTAATATATAATTTTCTACCAGTTTTGATAATACTAGCATCAATATCATTAATTTTTTACTTTATAAATAAAGAAGATTTAAAAATAAAATGGAGAGAAAATAGACAGTATTTTCTTTTTCATGTATGTTTTCTGCCTGTTCTATTTATAGCAACAGTATTATTTATAGAAGATTATTCTTTAAGCTATAAACATTTAATGTTGCCAATATTGACATTATTAATAGGAATAGGAGAAGAGGTAAGCTATAGAAAAATTCTTTTTTCTAAGTTACTGAGACAAACTAGTATAAAAAAAGCTATAATTTATTCATCTCTTGCATTTTCTATTCTTCATACTATGAATCTATTTGGAGGTGTGAGTATAGACCAAATGGCTTTTCAACTATTTAGCACATTTGTATTTGGAATATTTTTTGCAGTTATGTATTTATATACTCATAATATTATATTATTGATTTTGCATCATAGTTTATGGGACTATATATTTTTGAGTAGACTTTTAGAAAATCATAATTTACTGAATATCGCGATGTGGGTTATACCTATCATACAAATAATAATAATGCTATATTTATATAAAGATTATAAGAATAAAATGAAAAAAGATATATTTATATAAGTATATCTTTTTTTATTGAATTATAAATAATGCGATAGCTTGTTTAACATTCAATAATAGCTATAGTAAATAATTTTTATCTATAATATAAAGCTTTTTTATAATTAAAATATAATTATTATATTGACTTTGTTAAAAAATTATTATATCATATAGGAAATTGATAAATATTATACAAATATGGAGGTTTAATATTATGAAAGCATTTGCTATGAAAAAAATTGGAGAAACAGCTTGGATTGAAAAGGAAAGACCACTATGTGGTCCTATGGATGCAATATTAAAACCAATAGCCTTAGCACCTTGCACATCAGACATTCATACAGTATTTGAGGGTGCAATTGGAGAAAGAACAGATATGATATTGGGTCATGAGGGCGTAGGTGAGATTGTAGAGGTAGGAGAATTAGTTAAAGATTTTAAAGTTGGAGATAAATGTATAGTTCCAGCTATAACACCGGATTGGAATTCTCTAGAAGCACAAGATGGATTCTCTATGCATTCAAATGGCATGTTGGCCGGATGGAAATTTTCCAATTTTAAGGACGGTGTATTTGGTGAATTTTTCCATGTAAATGATGCTGATGGAAACCTAGCACATTTGCCTGAAGGAATGGATTTAACTGCTGCAGCAATGCTTTCAGATATGGTTCCTACTGGATTTCATGGAGCAGAGCTTGCTGATATTCAGTTTGGAGATAATGTATTAGTTGTTGGAATAGGTCCGGTAGGTTTGATGGCTGTTGCAGGAGCTCAGTTAAGAGGAGCAGCTAATATATATGCAGTTGGCACTAGACCAAATTGTATAGAAATAGCCAAAGAATTTGGTGCAAATAATATAATAAGTTATAGAGATGGAAAAATAGATGAGCAAATAATGAAACTTACAAATAATAAAGGAGTAGATAAAGTAATAATAGCAGGAGGTACGGTTGATACTTTTATAGAAGCGGTAAAGGCTGTAAAACCGGGAGGAATAATAGCAAATGTAAATTACCTTGGTGAAGGTGAATATGTTAAAATACCTCGCGAAGATTGGGGAGCAGGAATGGGCCATAAACAAATCAGGGGTGGATTAATGCCAGGAGGAAGGAAGAGGATGGAAAGACTTGCAGATCTTGTAATGACTGGAAGAATACATCCAGAAAAATTAGTTACTCATACATTTGAAGGTATTGAACACCTATCTGATGCCCTAGATTTAATGCATAAAAAACCAAAGGATTTAATAAAGCCTGTAGTATTTGTGAAATAATATATAGTAGTATGACTACTGAAAAATTTAATAAAAAAACGAAGCAAATTTATTCGCTTCGTTTTTTTATTAATAACATTGTTTATGTTGTAAATATTTATCTAAGTGTATTTCAAATTTTAAAATGTATCAAAGTATTATTCACAATAAAATACGCGTTTGTCTGTCAACTGTTCTATCATTTTTTTATTGTCTATATGTTTTATATTAGTAGTATCAAACTTATTCATTATTATTGCTCTCACATTAATATTCATGTTTATACAGTATTCAAAAGTGGTCACTGCTTGATTGATTGAACCTAAATCTGAGCCTATTACTAAAATAATATCTATGTTCAGCATTTTTATAATATCAGTCTGCATTATTAATTTATATTGGGATTTATGTATAGGGCAAACTATTCCACCACATCCTTCCACTATTGTATAATCGCTTTTATTATATAAATCAAAAAAATCATTTTTGATAATATCAAGAGATATTTCTTTTTCATTTATAAAAGATGCTAAATGAGGTGAATATGCTTGTCTAAATATATAAGAGCAAAGCTCATTAGGTTTTTTATTCAAGTTAGATCTTTCTATTACATATTTACAGTCGCCTGCAATTAAATTATTATTATCATAATTTGTATCTAAATGAGCTCCACTTAGGACTGGTTTATAATATGTTACATCTATATTTGAATCCTTAAGAATACTACATATTTCTCCACTAATATATGTTTTACCAATATCTGTGTTGGCTCCACTTATAAAAATTGCTTTTTTATCGGAATTTGTATCTTCTAACAATACTTGTGAGATATTAGAAATGTGATCTTCTAAAATACCATTGTCATTAGTTTTTTTTATTGAAAAACCCATACTTTCTATCGTTTTAATATCATCAGTAGGATTAATTCCAGAGGTAGTAAGCATATCACCAGAAATCATAGAGTCTACACCTGAATTTATTGCCTTTAAACCATTATCATCAAGTAATATCCTCCCACCTGCCAGTCTTATATTTTTATGTGGCAAGATAAATCTAAAAATAGAAATAGATCTAATAATTTCGTCATAGTTTAAAATTTTATTATTTTCTAAGGGTGTATTTGATATAGGATTTAATATATTTATCGGTACAGAATCGACATTTAATTTTCTTAAGTCTAATGCCATTTCAATTCTGTGGTCTAAGTTTTCGCCTAAACCAAATATTCCACCACTACATATTTTAAGACCAGCCTTTTGTGCTGCTTTTATAGTTTTTACTTTGTCATCATAAGTATGAGTGGTGCATATATTTGAGAAAAATGACTTAGAAGTTTCTAAGTTATTGTGGTATCTACTAACACCAGCTTTTTTTAGTCTTAGTAATTGCTCATATGTCAAAAGACCATTTGAAGAACAAAGATTAATAGGACATTTTAAAGATATTTCTTCAAATGTATTACATAATTTTATTAACTCCTTATCTTTTAGGCTTCTGCCAGAGGTAACTATAGAAAATCTATTTATTTTATTGTTATAATTTTTTATTGCAGAATTTACTATTTCACTTTTTTCTAAAATATCATATTTATCAACAGTTACGTTGTGATGTGATGACTGAGCACAAAAAGAACAATTTTCGCTACAGTTACCGCTTTTACCATTTATAATTGTACATAAATCAAACTCTCCATCAGATAAAGCATCTCTAATTTGACAAGCTAACTCACATAGAATATTTAAATCACAGTATTTGAGTATTTCAATATCATCCAAATCAACTTCATAACCATTTATAACCATATCTTTTAGTTTCTTTGCCTTTAAGTTATATAGATTATCTTCCATCAGCGTATACCGCCCTTCTAATTTTTGGAGCTAGTATTGCTGCCAAAATAGTAGCAATTAAATCTCCAGGCATATCTATAGGAAAGGCGCCTAAAAAAATAACAAGCCATGGTGTTTTTACACCCATAAATAAATTTAATGCGGTATATTTATAAATAAAACCAATAACATATATTATCAAAAATCCAACAATTCCAGCCATAAAAAAATTAGAGAATTTTTTATTACGATTGTTTAACAGGTAAG includes these proteins:
- a CDS encoding CPBP family intramembrane glutamic endopeptidase, encoding MKKYYLYISTYMGIMGIGLFVLKIFFNVLYTDSELIYNFLPVLIILASISLIFYFINKEDLKIKWRENRQYFLFHVCFLPVLFIATVLFIEDYSLSYKHLMLPILTLLIGIGEEVSYRKILFSKLLRQTSIKKAIIYSSLAFSILHTMNLFGGVSIDQMAFQLFSTFVFGIFFAVMYLYTHNIILLILHHSLWDYIFLSRLLENHNLLNIAMWVIPIIQIIIMLYLYKDYKNKMKKDIFI
- the bioB gene encoding biotin synthase BioB, with product MEDNLYNLKAKKLKDMVINGYEVDLDDIEILKYCDLNILCELACQIRDALSDGEFDLCTIINGKSGNCSENCSFCAQSSHHNVTVDKYDILEKSEIVNSAIKNYNNKINRFSIVTSGRSLKDKELIKLCNTFEEISLKCPINLCSSNGLLTYEQLLRLKKAGVSRYHNNLETSKSFFSNICTTHTYDDKVKTIKAAQKAGLKICSGGIFGLGENLDHRIEMALDLRKLNVDSVPINILNPISNTPLENNKILNYDEIIRSISIFRFILPHKNIRLAGGRILLDDNGLKAINSGVDSMISGDMLTTSGINPTDDIKTIESMGFSIKKTNDNGILEDHISNISQVLLEDTNSDKKAIFISGANTDIGKTYISGEICSILKDSNIDVTYYKPVLSGAHLDTNYDNNNLIAGDCKYVIERSNLNKKPNELCSYIFRQAYSPHLASFINEKEISLDIIKNDFFDLYNKSDYTIVEGCGGIVCPIHKSQYKLIMQTDIIKMLNIDIILVIGSDLGSINQAVTTFEYCINMNINVRAIIMNKFDTTNIKHIDNKKMIEQLTDKRVFYCE
- a CDS encoding NAD(P)-dependent alcohol dehydrogenase, giving the protein MKAFAMKKIGETAWIEKERPLCGPMDAILKPIALAPCTSDIHTVFEGAIGERTDMILGHEGVGEIVEVGELVKDFKVGDKCIVPAITPDWNSLEAQDGFSMHSNGMLAGWKFSNFKDGVFGEFFHVNDADGNLAHLPEGMDLTAAAMLSDMVPTGFHGAELADIQFGDNVLVVGIGPVGLMAVAGAQLRGAANIYAVGTRPNCIEIAKEFGANNIISYRDGKIDEQIMKLTNNKGVDKVIIAGGTVDTFIEAVKAVKPGGIIANVNYLGEGEYVKIPREDWGAGMGHKQIRGGLMPGGRKRMERLADLVMTGRIHPEKLVTHTFEGIEHLSDALDLMHKKPKDLIKPVVFVK
- a CDS encoding cell wall-binding repeat-containing protein produces the protein MSSLIMAITVICNVKVSVLAEKVDKQKVNRIEVERIGGKDRIETSLMISKKLNTNKANIVNAWNFADALSIAPIAAIKGEGIILTDDKDELENSLNKLKIKRVRVLGGEEVISSKIYDSINKKYNARRVFGKDRYETSLNIVRNSGYSRVGIANGEKLHDSLTAGPFLAKKKLPLLLIHKENKKEIPNDLKVEYTFGGEKSIRETFGKRLAGEDRFKTSVNIAQEFGEIDNVILVNGYKYPDALSVAPLAKKMNAPIVLTKNNKLSKEVEEIIKKVSKVTIIGGENSVSDNIEKKIKQFSKKENNSYEDEGLDEKIDLKDDTPLENGDFYGTADSGVYYSYSTIRKYKSGPSVVKINVKDGKITRAESVRYTDDDVTSGFSFAQYAEKKDKLLSMMAGLDIKGVKRADLLVRANSGQKEEYDVISGATITSKGHMSAVIAALKNSAQAYKDKISGKIVNQKPVVIWMEPINLLKSPLYFGKPINMKDVGVILHYSNGKQEKVLYPSFSEFGISCNYSNNQILNENDPNLDKNNNISIEFREKTANSHISYSVQFSKYKHMRFATKGQIEYENGEIETFEMFNNEFRYRFKPKHIVKKISIFENDKLLGEGKYNEEYKEYIITVPNSLLDEYWRFETYFIKPEL